ATTCAGATCGTAGTCACTTTTATGAAAGATATGCTTCAGCACCATAATCTGCCTCGGGTACGCTGGAGTATGATGTTTATGGGATGGCTTTACGGAAGAAGCGATGCCGCAGTGAAAGAGATCATCGAAAATCTCTTTGTACGATCATTCAACGGAATGAAACGTATCTGTCATCCGCAAGAATGGCAATCCGTTGAGACTAAGATTCCTTATTCATTACGTTCCGTTTATATCCGTCAACTTTCATCATTATAATTATGAAATCCGCATGTACTTATCAGGATAAGAGAAAGATTGTCGGCAGATGGAGCAAGGTCAAACCGTTCCGTTTGTTGATCTACCTTTTTGTCTACGTGATCCTGATCGGTTCATCTTTCAGATTTATGTATCAATATCTACACTTATCCATGCTTACAGTCTTATTAATTATAGCAGGCATTATATGTTTTGCGCTGTTCTATAAATCCATCAATTTTTTTGATAAAATCTAATTATTCATTCGCGATATGGAAACTAAAGTTATTAAAACAATCCGTGAATGGCTTCCTCAGGTCATCCATGAGCAGATCAGCGATGATTATACCGCTTTGCAATCACTGGCAGGTTATTTTTTACAGCACATTCAGGGTGATGAAGAACAGCAAGCTATGGCCATTGAAGCCGCTCAGATTGTCAATATTCTATATCTGAACGGAAAATTGCACGATAAAAATGCTATTGAAAATGAGTTTCTAAGCATTATAGCAAATGAGGAAACTCCAAAAAGTCTAAAGAAACATCTGACATTTTTTCCAAAAGAACTGAGACAGGTGTATTTGAAAACAATAATTGAAAATTAACATGACCGCATTATTTATTATCTCTATTCTGGTGTTTGTATATATCTGTTATGTGTTACTCAAACCGGAAAAATTTTAAGTCATCTATTTACGGTGTGTATATCTTATACGCCGCAACAAATAATCTAAAACAATAATATGAACACAGAAATTTTAGGTATAGTCTTTATGTTTATCCTGACGGTCATTCTGGCTATACCTTTTGGAAAATATATCGCTAAAGTTTTCGGAAATGAAAAAACATGGCTTGATCCTGTTTTCAATCCGCTGGAGAGATTAATATTCCGTACCAGCGGTATTGATCAGTATCAGGAAATGAACTGGAAACAGCATATGGCTGCATTGCTGACCATTAATATGCTTTGGTTTTTGGTAGGCATGGTTATCCTTATGACACAGCAGTGGCTGCCTTTAAATCCGGATAACAATCCCAATATGTCAGCACATCTGGCTTTTAATACGACTATTTCTTTTGTCGTTAACTGTAATCTCCAACATTATTCGGGAGAGACCGGTGTAAGTTATCTGAGTCAATTTTGGCTGATGTTTCTGCAATTTGTAAGCTCTGGTACAGGCATGGCTGCTGGCGTTGTTCTTTTCAAGGCATTCCGCGAAAAGAGAAGTGATACACTTGGCAATTTCTACAACTTTTTCGTTAAATCCTGTACGCGTATTTTACTTCCGTTATCTATTGTTGTAGCCTTGATTCTGGTCTTTAACGGTACACCGATGACATTCAACGGAAAGGATAGTATGACCACGCTGGAGGGAAAGACAGTAGATGTATCTACGGGTCCGGCTGCGGGCTTTATTGCTATCAAACACGTAGGAACTAACGGAGGTGGTTTTTTTGGAGTCAATTCTAATCATCCGTTTGAAAATCCGAATTATCTGACCAATATCACAGAGATGTTTGCGCAGATGATCATTCCGTTAGCTATGATCTTTGCCTTTGGTTTTTTTATAAGACGGAAAAAACTTTCCTGGATGATTTTCGGAGTTATGACTGTAGGATTCTTACTGCTGGTCATTCCGAATATTATCCTGGAAGCAAAAGGTAACCCTGCAGTAAGCGGGATGGGTATTGATATTTCATCGGGCAATACAGAAGGAAAGGAAATGCGGTTTGGCGCGATTGCCTCAGGTTACTGGAGTATTGCGACCACTGTGATCTCTACCGGATCTATCAATGCTATGCATGACAGTACTATGCCCCTCAGCGGTATGAATGAGTTGTTGGCTATGATGATTAATGCGTTCTATGGCGGAAATGGAGTGGGCCTGCTGAACTTTTTTATTTTTATTATTCTGGGTGTGTTTATCAGTGGTCTGATGGTCGGAAGGACTCCGGAATTCCTGGGAAAGAAAATCGAAGCCCGCGAAATGAAGATCGCTATGATCATCGCACTTTTGCATCCCTTCCTGATTCTGGTGGGAACAGCTCTGGCAAGTGCATTCCCGGAGTATGGGATGGCCACATTGAACAATCCGGGTTTTCATGGATTCAGTGAAATGCTCTATGAATATACGTCTTCTGCTGCAAATAACGGTAGTGGATTTGAAGGGTTGGGTGACAATACGTTGTGGTGGAATGTCAGTACCGGATTTGTCCTGATTCTGAGTCGTTTCCTGCCCATTATAGGCCCTGTCGCTATTGCAGGTTTGCTAGCCGCTAAAAATTACATTCCTGAGGGATCGGGGACATTAAAAACAGATACGGCAACATTCGGGCTCATGGTTTTTGCTGTAATCGTTATTGTCGCAGCACTTGCTTTCTTTCCGGCATTGACACTTGGTCCTATCGCCGAACATTTTTCACTTAACTAAGCCGCAATACAGAACAGTCGTATAAGAGATTACTCTTTTGCTTTAAGGCTCATTTATAATATAAATAACAATATGAACTCAACTAATAAATCTTTGTTCCAAAAAGATCTGATAAAAGAAGCCTTTGCTCAATCTTTTGTCAAGTTAAATCCTAAGCTTATGTTTCGGAATCCGGTGATGTTCACTGTAGAAGTCGGTACACTGGTGATGCTGGTTGTCACCCTCTGGACGCTGAGTGGAGACCGTTCACAGGGTAGTTTTGGATATAATGCAACAGTGTTTGTGGTTTTATTTTTCACGCTTTTGTTTGCCAATTTTGCGGAAGCTATTGCTGAAGCAAGAGGAAAAGCGCAGGCTGACAGTCTTCGCAAAACCCGTGAAGAGACTCCTGCGAAACTAGAGAATGGAACTACAGTTTCTTCTTCTTCACTGAAAAAAGGTGATATTTTCATTTGCGAGGCTGGAGATGTAATTCCGACCGACGGGGAAATTATCGAAGGACTGGCGACTATTGATGAGAGTGCCATCACAGGAGAATCTGCTCCTGTGATCCGGGAAGCTGGAGGTGATAAAAGCTCTGTAACCGGAGGAACCAAAGTCCTGTCGGATCGTATTAAAGTGAAGGTGACAACACAACCCGGGGAAAGTTTTCTGGATAAAATGATCGCTCTGGTAGAAGGTGCAAGTCGCCAAAAGACACCCAATGAAATTGCGCTGACGATATTGCTTGCCGGATTTACGCTGGTATTTATTATTGTAACCGTGACATTGAAACCTTTTGCAGATTATGCAAATGTATCTATCACTATAGCTTCTTTCATTGCACTGTTTGTATGCCTTATTCCCACTACTATCGGAGGACTATTATCTGCTATCGGTATTGCGGGAATGGACAGAGCACTTCGTGCAAATGTCATCACCAAATCGGGGAAGGCCGTAGAGACAGCCGGAGATATTGATGTTCTGTTACTGGACAAAACAGGGACTATTACGATCGGTAACCGCAAAGCAACCCGATTTTATGCAGCAGATGGAATAGAGGAGAAACAACTTATCCGGGCTGCAGTTCTCAGCTCTATGGCGGATGATACGCCTGAAGGAAAATCTATTCTTGAACTGGCTAATCCGGATCCGTTGACACTGCAGATAAAAGATCCGCATTATATCAATTTTACAGCTGAAACCCGTACTTCGGGGGTAGATTTCACAGATACACGTATTCGCAAGGGATCTACCGATGCGATCCGCAATATTGTGCTGAAAGCTGGCCACACCTTTCCTCAGGAGATTGAAGAGCGGGTTACGCAAATCTCTGGTAACGGCGGAACACCACTTGTCGTTTCGCAAAATGAAAAAGTGATGGGTGTGATAGAATTGCAGGATATCATAAAGCCGGGTATACAGGAACGTTTTGAGCGGTTGAGGAAGATGGGCATAAAGACGGTAATGGTTACCGGTGATAATCCGCTTACGGCAAAGTTCATTGCAGAGAAGGCCGGCGTGGATGATTTTATAGCAGAAGCTAAACCTGAGGATAAAATGAATTACATCAAACAGGAACAAGCAGAAGGTCGGTTGGTCGCGATGATGGGAGACGGTACAAATGATGCTCCTGCTTTAGCTCAGGCAGATGTCGGTGTAGCGATGAATAGCGGGACGCAGGCCGCAAAGGAAGCCGGAAATATGGTTGATCTGGATAATGATCCAACCAAACTGATTGAGGTTGTGGAGATCGGTAAGCAGCTCCTGATGACGCGTGGTACATTGACAACGTTCTCCATCGCAAACGATGTGGCTAAATATTTTGCGATTATTCCGGCATTGTTTATCACAGCTATTCCGGCCTTGCAAGGACTGAATATAATGCATTTAGGAAGCCCTCAGAGTGCTATTCTGTCTGCCGTGATCTTTAATGCAATCATTATTCCGGTATTGATTCCATTGGCACTCAAAGGAGTGACTTACAAACCTATCGGAGCTTCTGCTTTATTGCGGCGCAATTTGTTTTTGTATGGTTTCGGAGGGGTACTTATTCCTTTTGTGGCGATCAAACTCATAGATGTAGTCGTATCTCTTTTTATATAATATCAGGTTCTATCATCACCATTGTTTCATAATACATTGATAAAGTTAATCATAATGAAAACACATATTCTACCAGCGATTAAGCTGACTTTAGGAACACTTATTCTATTTACAGTCCTTTATCCTGCACTTGTCTGGGCTTTTGCTCAGATCAGTCCAAATAGGGGTAAGGGCGAGATTGTCCAATACAATGGTCATACCTATTACAGTAATATCGGCCAGTCATTCACAGAAGACCAGTATTTCTGGTCCCGTCCTTCTGCTGTTGATTATAATGCTTCCGGATCAGGAGCCAGCAATAAAGGTCCATCTAATAAAGAATATCTGGAAGCTGTCCAGACACGTATAGAGACATTTATGCAACATAATCCTGGTATCAAAAAATCGGATATTCCGGTAGACCTGGTTACCGCCAGCGGAAGTGGTCTAGATCCGAATATTTCCGTACAGGCCGCTAAAGTGCAGATTCAGCGGATAGCTACAGTCCGAAAGCTGGCGCTATCTGAAGTTGAACAGCTGGTAAATCAACAGATCGAAAAACCTTTATGGGGCTTACTCGGTCCGGAGAAAATCAATGTTCTAAAGCTGAATATAGCCTTAGATCAACGGAGTAAAAAATAACTGTAATGACTGTTCTGACATCGATCAACTTATGAATACAACTTTAAAATTAATTGCTGCGCTGATGGGGATTAGTGCTTTGGGAATAAA
The Sphingobacterium spiritivorum genome window above contains:
- the kdpA gene encoding potassium-transporting ATPase subunit KdpA, encoding MNTEILGIVFMFILTVILAIPFGKYIAKVFGNEKTWLDPVFNPLERLIFRTSGIDQYQEMNWKQHMAALLTINMLWFLVGMVILMTQQWLPLNPDNNPNMSAHLAFNTTISFVVNCNLQHYSGETGVSYLSQFWLMFLQFVSSGTGMAAGVVLFKAFREKRSDTLGNFYNFFVKSCTRILLPLSIVVALILVFNGTPMTFNGKDSMTTLEGKTVDVSTGPAAGFIAIKHVGTNGGGFFGVNSNHPFENPNYLTNITEMFAQMIIPLAMIFAFGFFIRRKKLSWMIFGVMTVGFLLLVIPNIILEAKGNPAVSGMGIDISSGNTEGKEMRFGAIASGYWSIATTVISTGSINAMHDSTMPLSGMNELLAMMINAFYGGNGVGLLNFFIFIILGVFISGLMVGRTPEFLGKKIEAREMKIAMIIALLHPFLILVGTALASAFPEYGMATLNNPGFHGFSEMLYEYTSSAANNGSGFEGLGDNTLWWNVSTGFVLILSRFLPIIGPVAIAGLLAAKNYIPEGSGTLKTDTATFGLMVFAVIVIVAALAFFPALTLGPIAEHFSLN
- the kdpB gene encoding potassium-transporting ATPase subunit KdpB, whose protein sequence is MNSTNKSLFQKDLIKEAFAQSFVKLNPKLMFRNPVMFTVEVGTLVMLVVTLWTLSGDRSQGSFGYNATVFVVLFFTLLFANFAEAIAEARGKAQADSLRKTREETPAKLENGTTVSSSSLKKGDIFICEAGDVIPTDGEIIEGLATIDESAITGESAPVIREAGGDKSSVTGGTKVLSDRIKVKVTTQPGESFLDKMIALVEGASRQKTPNEIALTILLAGFTLVFIIVTVTLKPFADYANVSITIASFIALFVCLIPTTIGGLLSAIGIAGMDRALRANVITKSGKAVETAGDIDVLLLDKTGTITIGNRKATRFYAADGIEEKQLIRAAVLSSMADDTPEGKSILELANPDPLTLQIKDPHYINFTAETRTSGVDFTDTRIRKGSTDAIRNIVLKAGHTFPQEIEERVTQISGNGGTPLVVSQNEKVMGVIELQDIIKPGIQERFERLRKMGIKTVMVTGDNPLTAKFIAEKAGVDDFIAEAKPEDKMNYIKQEQAEGRLVAMMGDGTNDAPALAQADVGVAMNSGTQAAKEAGNMVDLDNDPTKLIEVVEIGKQLLMTRGTLTTFSIANDVAKYFAIIPALFITAIPALQGLNIMHLGSPQSAILSAVIFNAIIIPVLIPLALKGVTYKPIGASALLRRNLFLYGFGGVLIPFVAIKLIDVVVSLFI
- a CDS encoding K(+)-transporting ATPase subunit C, whose product is MKTHILPAIKLTLGTLILFTVLYPALVWAFAQISPNRGKGEIVQYNGHTYYSNIGQSFTEDQYFWSRPSAVDYNASGSGASNKGPSNKEYLEAVQTRIETFMQHNPGIKKSDIPVDLVTASGSGLDPNISVQAAKVQIQRIATVRKLALSEVEQLVNQQIEKPLWGLLGPEKINVLKLNIALDQRSKK
- a CDS encoding potassium-transporting ATPase subunit F, which translates into the protein MTALFIISILVFVYICYVLLKPEKF